The genomic DNA TTTATTTCCTCAGGAATACTTTCCAACGGATTTCCAGCGAGTTGAAGAGCTAAATCCTGCGATAGCTGCCCTATTTCTGCAGAAAGAGCGGTAAGCCGGTTGTTATACGCTTTTAAATTACTCCTTACACAATTAGGCATACGATACAGCACATAAACTTTTCATTCTTTTTTCTTGCAGACATACTTTTCTCCAAGAAGCTATTGCCATCTTTTCTAGTTCTTTATAACCCCGATAAATACGATTAGACCAAAAATGGCTACGCAAGTAATGCCATAAGTTTTCAACAGGATTAAGTTCAGGACTATAAGGAGGTAGAAAGAGCAGGTGAATATTGGAAGGAACTTTCAGCGTTTTACTAGTATGATAGCTAGCTCGGTCTAAAATTAGCAAAGCATGGGAAGAAGCAGGCAGCGATTGACCAACTTGCTTAAGAAGAATTTCCACTCCTTGGCTATTTAAGAAAGGTAGAATCATTCCTTCTGCTTGCCCTGAACGTGGGCAAACAGCTGTAGCTACATACAGATTTTTATATTCTGTCTGCCTAGGAGCTTTTGGCCGTGTTCCTTTTTTTGCCCATACCTTAGTAGAGGTGCTTTGTTGCCCAAGCCGTGCTTCATCTTCAAACCAAATTTCGATGTTTTTCTTGGGAAATCGTTTGTTTAAGCTGGTAATGGCTTTTGGAATTTTTTTTTAAAGGCTTCTTGCTCTCTT from Neochlamydia sp. AcF84 includes the following:
- a CDS encoding IS630 family transposase, producing the protein MPKAITSLNKRFPKKNIEIWFEDEARLGQQSTSTKVWAKKGTRPKAPRQTEYKNLYVATAVCPRSGQAEGMILPFLNSQGVEILLKQVGQSLPASSHALLILDRASYHTSKTLKVPSNIHLLFLPPYSPELNPVENLWHYLRSHFWSNRIYRGYKELEKMAIASWRKVCLQEKRMKSLCAVSYA